In one Photobacterium swingsii genomic region, the following are encoded:
- a CDS encoding 3'-5' exonuclease, with protein MFAWFKPSPLKQLAAQQRLLTSQVQSEPLLSLVNAPLPDNRTDARLLDIIVIDFETNGLDPTKNTVLSIGWVEIKKGIIDLSTGHHYLVRSQSPITAHSATIHHLLPEQLNQAGLEENLAFSQLLKAMVGKVVIAHGCVVEKGFLEHHIQAHYQLPSLPVLWLDTLKIEQYCNQLRARKPDWRLASIRKAYHLPDYPAHHALMDAIATAELYLAQLHGLFGSSPAQLEVLMKASQN; from the coding sequence ATGTTCGCTTGGTTCAAGCCTTCACCATTAAAACAACTGGCTGCGCAGCAACGCCTGCTAACGTCACAGGTCCAATCTGAACCTTTGCTATCATTGGTCAATGCCCCACTTCCTGACAACCGCACGGACGCAAGATTGCTCGATATTATTGTGATAGATTTTGAAACCAATGGACTAGATCCAACGAAAAACACAGTATTGAGTATCGGCTGGGTAGAGATAAAAAAAGGCATCATAGACCTAAGTACTGGCCACCATTATTTAGTCCGTAGTCAATCCCCCATTACGGCTCATTCGGCTACCATTCACCACCTATTACCCGAACAGCTAAACCAAGCAGGGTTAGAAGAAAACCTCGCTTTTTCACAGTTACTCAAAGCAATGGTTGGCAAAGTCGTGATCGCCCACGGTTGTGTGGTTGAAAAAGGATTCTTAGAACATCATATCCAAGCACATTATCAGTTACCATCACTCCCCGTACTTTGGCTAGACACACTTAAAATTGAACAATACTGCAACCAACTTCGCGCAAGGAAACCAGACTGGCGCCTTGCTTCTATACGTAAGGCTTACCACCTTCCTGACTACCCTGCTCACCACGCCCTCATGGATGCTATTGCAACGGCTGAACTTTATCTTGCCCAATTGCATGGCTTATTTGGGTCATCACCCGCTCAGCTAGAAGTGTTAATGAAAGCCTCACAGAACTAG
- a CDS encoding TrmH family RNA methyltransferase: MKLDNAKKLHQKKYREQFGHYLVEGEHLILELDKAALAQPYLKNTILYVTDEYQAWAQQLNHSYTIIEINKKQMAGLSDTKTPQGIIACVPLPAQTEKAPLQDGERCIYLHEVQDPGNLGTILRSLAWFGHFRLLLSNNSVDPYNPKVVRSSMGAIFHLPIEQGVELTELNQRFKRFAYLDMQGDKVNTPQFSDYECYLFGNEARGVPKQALADCNAQPFTIAGSGKIDSLNLASAVNICAYQLSI; the protein is encoded by the coding sequence ATGAAACTGGATAATGCAAAGAAGCTGCATCAAAAAAAATACCGTGAGCAGTTTGGCCACTATTTAGTCGAAGGGGAACACCTCATCCTCGAACTGGATAAAGCAGCACTGGCTCAGCCCTATCTAAAAAACACCATTTTATATGTGACTGATGAGTATCAAGCATGGGCACAGCAGCTCAATCACTCTTACACGATCATTGAGATAAATAAAAAACAGATGGCTGGACTGAGTGATACCAAAACACCACAAGGTATCATCGCCTGTGTTCCTTTACCCGCTCAGACAGAGAAAGCACCTCTACAAGATGGTGAGCGTTGTATCTACTTACATGAAGTACAAGATCCTGGCAACCTAGGCACTATTTTGCGTAGCCTAGCGTGGTTTGGGCATTTTCGCTTGTTATTAAGTAACAACAGCGTCGATCCCTACAATCCAAAAGTCGTGCGCTCAAGCATGGGAGCTATTTTCCACTTGCCTATCGAGCAAGGCGTTGAGCTTACTGAGTTAAATCAGCGTTTTAAACGTTTTGCTTATCTTGATATGCAGGGTGATAAGGTTAATACACCCCAGTTTTCCGACTATGAATGTTACCTATTTGGTAACGAAGCCCGTGGCGTACCAAAACAAGCTTTAGCTGATTGTAACGCTCAGCCTTTTACTATCGCAGGTAGCGGCAAGATTGATTCATTAAACTTGGCTAGTGCTGTTAATATATGTGCTTATCAATTATCGATATAA
- a CDS encoding DUF3081 family protein, whose protein sequence is MRNNADVRTLLSVCEKIKSQGQIIGEKGSQLDGITCQESYDGYSITLADDNVSLDINFHNTYHFHTANEDPEGVINQTTTDFHSNNETQIQAFMKKLVILDETY, encoded by the coding sequence ATGAGAAACAATGCTGATGTTCGTACGCTGCTAAGTGTATGCGAAAAAATAAAATCACAAGGTCAAATCATAGGTGAAAAAGGAAGCCAGTTAGACGGAATAACCTGTCAGGAGAGTTATGATGGTTATAGCATCACACTTGCCGATGACAACGTCAGCTTGGACATTAATTTCCACAATACTTACCACTTCCATACTGCCAATGAAGATCCTGAAGGTGTGATTAACCAAACAACGACAGATTTTCACAGCAACAATGAAACTCAAATCCAAGCTTTTATGAAAAAGCTGGTTATTTTGGATGAAACTTACTAA
- the rlmE gene encoding 23S rRNA (uridine(2552)-2'-O)-methyltransferase RlmE — protein sequence MARSKTSKKWLDEHVNDPYVKKAQVDGYRSRASYKLIEINEKDQLIKPGDIAMDLGSAPGGWSQIVAPIVGDNGKVIASDILPMDSLMDVTFIQGDFTDEAVYERILETLEGKGVDVVISDMAPNLSGVKTTDQYSSIYLVELALDMARNVLKPGGNFCAKVFQGVGYEEYVKDVRSSFSKVIIRKPAASRPRSREVYVVGKGFKG from the coding sequence ATGGCACGTTCAAAAACCAGTAAAAAATGGCTCGATGAACACGTTAACGATCCTTATGTAAAAAAAGCTCAAGTCGATGGTTATCGATCGCGAGCAAGCTATAAGTTGATTGAAATTAACGAAAAAGATCAGCTGATCAAGCCGGGAGATATCGCTATGGATCTTGGCTCTGCACCAGGCGGTTGGTCGCAGATTGTCGCTCCGATCGTTGGGGATAATGGCAAGGTGATCGCCTCTGATATATTGCCTATGGATAGCCTGATGGATGTCACCTTTATTCAGGGCGACTTTACTGATGAAGCTGTGTATGAGCGTATTTTGGAAACCCTAGAGGGCAAAGGGGTTGATGTGGTTATCTCGGATATGGCACCTAACTTGAGTGGCGTAAAAACGACTGACCAATATAGCTCCATTTATCTTGTTGAGTTGGCTCTGGATATGGCGCGTAATGTCTTAAAACCGGGTGGTAACTTTTGTGCTAAGGTTTTCCAAGGCGTTGGCTATGAAGAGTATGTTAAAGATGTCCGAAGCTCTTTTAGCAAAGTAATTATTCGTAAGCCTGCAGCTTCACGTCCACGCTCTCGAGAAGTATATGTGGTAGGTAAAGGGTTTAAAGGGTAG
- a CDS encoding DUF3316 domain-containing protein, with amino-acid sequence MKLIKAALVTATLTLLSTSVFASQFGYSAGNVVERLGARTIKTDAVQTKQEAYQLGLSQLHQLNKAKPVELSKKLKISGVNIDRRQIHLNEGGYVTVEEFMNTDGQISYKGKINVSFHYPERDSNN; translated from the coding sequence ATGAAACTGATCAAAGCAGCCTTAGTGACAGCAACACTCACTCTATTAAGCACAAGCGTATTTGCAAGCCAGTTTGGCTACTCTGCAGGCAATGTCGTGGAAAGATTGGGGGCACGAACCATTAAAACAGATGCGGTTCAAACCAAACAAGAAGCCTATCAACTTGGATTAAGCCAGCTTCATCAGCTCAACAAAGCTAAGCCTGTAGAACTAAGCAAAAAACTCAAAATCTCAGGTGTAAACATAGATCGCCGCCAAATACACCTTAATGAAGGTGGTTACGTAACAGTAGAAGAGTTTATGAATACTGATGGCCAAATAAGTTATAAAGGGAAAATAAACGTCAGCTTCCATTATCCTGAGCGCGATTCGAATAACTAA
- a CDS encoding heme NO-binding domain-containing protein, with translation MKGIIFTEFLDIVEDAFGLEICQQMLDEAFDEGSYTAVGSYDHKDLVKLIITLSKITDVPATDLQEVYGKAVFSRLLKSLPIPINDKTSTFDFIRKVEEHIHIEVKKLYPDATPPRFDFISETNSIMTMDYHSARCMSHVCLGLIQGCADHFNQKIHVEMDAIKPDQSHVRFHIQLVAS, from the coding sequence ATGAAAGGGATCATTTTCACCGAATTTCTCGATATCGTTGAAGACGCGTTTGGCTTGGAAATTTGCCAACAGATGTTAGATGAAGCCTTTGATGAAGGCAGCTATACAGCTGTAGGAAGTTATGACCATAAAGATCTCGTTAAACTGATCATCACATTGAGTAAAATCACTGACGTTCCCGCCACTGATTTACAAGAAGTTTACGGCAAAGCCGTTTTTTCACGCTTACTTAAAAGTTTACCTATCCCTATTAATGATAAAACCTCCACCTTCGATTTTATTCGCAAGGTAGAAGAACATATCCATATCGAAGTAAAAAAACTCTACCCTGATGCGACACCACCTCGTTTTGATTTTATTTCTGAAACGAATTCAATCATGACGATGGATTACCACTCAGCTCGCTGTATGTCGCATGTTTGCCTTGGCTTGATACAAGGTTGTGCTGACCATTTTAATCAAAAAATCCATGTTGAAATGGACGCTATCAAGCCAGATCAAAGCCATGTTCGTTTCCATATTCAGTTAGTGGCTAGCTAA
- a CDS encoding amino acid aminotransferase yields the protein MFKQLSPAQLDPILSLSLAYREDVRADKVDLGIGVYRNTAGETPIMQAVQKAQQLLLAEQTTKAYVGLAGDEVFNQSMMDLLLKGTSAYSRAAAVQTPGASGALRMLADLMHIAQPDTTVWLTNPSYVNHKPVMEAAGLKVKFYPYFDKATKQVNSQAMLAELAKAGPKDVVLLHGCCHNPTGADITFSDWQAITELANKNGFLPFVDIAYQGFGDGLEKDAAGLQFLADNVEEMIIATSCSKNFGLYRERTGAAIIVSDSLKEAQKAKGRILNLARSTYTMPPDHGAAVVAKILQDEVLTQAWKAELVTMNQRLLNLRTGLVKAIQAAGSNEFDFIEKHKGMFSVTGLSPEQIGRLRDEFAVYAVADGRVNIAGLQEQKIDYLANALVTVSR from the coding sequence ATGTTTAAACAACTTAGCCCTGCACAATTAGATCCTATTTTGTCGCTTTCATTAGCATACCGTGAAGATGTGCGAGCAGATAAAGTCGATTTAGGTATTGGCGTGTACCGCAATACTGCCGGTGAGACACCTATCATGCAGGCTGTTCAAAAAGCACAGCAATTATTGTTAGCCGAGCAAACCACTAAGGCCTATGTTGGTTTAGCGGGCGATGAAGTATTTAACCAATCCATGATGGATCTGTTGTTGAAAGGCACATCAGCGTATTCTCGAGCTGCTGCGGTACAAACGCCAGGTGCGAGTGGTGCACTGCGAATGCTGGCTGATTTAATGCACATTGCTCAGCCTGATACCACGGTTTGGTTAACAAACCCAAGTTACGTTAACCATAAACCTGTGATGGAAGCGGCAGGCTTAAAAGTTAAGTTTTATCCTTACTTTGATAAGGCAACAAAACAAGTAAATAGCCAAGCCATGTTAGCTGAGTTGGCGAAAGCAGGCCCGAAAGACGTTGTGCTATTGCATGGTTGTTGCCATAACCCAACGGGTGCCGATATCACTTTTTCAGATTGGCAAGCTATAACCGAACTGGCTAATAAGAACGGCTTTTTGCCATTTGTTGATATTGCTTATCAAGGGTTTGGTGACGGCCTTGAGAAAGATGCTGCGGGCTTACAGTTCCTTGCTGATAACGTTGAAGAAATGATCATTGCGACATCTTGCTCTAAGAATTTTGGCCTGTACCGCGAACGAACAGGCGCAGCCATTATCGTGAGTGATTCACTGAAAGAAGCACAGAAAGCGAAAGGGCGAATTTTGAACCTAGCGCGTTCAACTTATACTATGCCGCCTGATCATGGTGCTGCTGTTGTTGCCAAAATTTTACAAGACGAAGTACTAACACAAGCTTGGAAAGCCGAGTTAGTAACAATGAATCAGCGCTTATTAAATTTACGTACTGGCTTGGTGAAAGCGATTCAAGCTGCTGGCTCGAATGAATTTGATTTTATTGAAAAACATAAAGGTATGTTCTCGGTAACTGGATTGTCCCCAGAGCAAATTGGCCGTTTACGTGATGAATTTGCTGTTTATGCTGTGGCTGATGGCCGCGTCAATATTGCGGGCTTGCAAGAGCAAAAAATTGATTACCTTGCCAATGCACTAGTGACAGTGTCACGCTAG
- a CDS encoding heavy metal response regulator transcription factor yields MKILIVEDEPKTGGYLKKGFTESGYVVDLSQDGVDGLYQATSNHYDLIILDIMIPKLNGWQILQTLRGSQLDTPIIMLSAKDQVDDKVKGLELGANDYVVKPFAFVELLARVKNALRHQTGHAKTATSLSIADLSLDLLKRTVRRGGDTIALTAKEFSLLELFLNKKGEVLSRTLIASTIWDMNFDSDTNVIDVAVKRLRAKIDKPYSIKLIHTVRGMGYKLEELSV; encoded by the coding sequence ATGAAAATATTAATCGTAGAAGATGAGCCCAAAACGGGCGGCTATTTGAAAAAAGGCTTTACCGAATCAGGGTACGTGGTCGATCTCTCGCAGGATGGTGTCGATGGACTCTACCAAGCAACCAGCAATCATTATGATCTCATTATTCTCGACATCATGATCCCTAAGTTAAACGGCTGGCAGATATTACAAACACTGCGTGGTAGCCAACTAGATACCCCCATTATCATGCTATCGGCCAAAGATCAGGTAGATGATAAAGTCAAAGGCCTTGAATTAGGCGCAAATGATTATGTTGTTAAACCCTTTGCGTTTGTTGAACTGCTGGCCAGAGTCAAAAATGCCCTCAGGCACCAAACGGGTCACGCAAAAACCGCAACAAGCTTATCCATCGCTGACCTCTCGTTGGATTTATTAAAACGCACTGTGCGTCGAGGTGGTGATACTATCGCTTTAACCGCCAAAGAGTTTTCACTGCTTGAGCTGTTTTTGAATAAAAAAGGGGAAGTCTTGTCCCGCACACTCATCGCATCAACAATCTGGGATATGAACTTCGATAGCGATACTAATGTCATTGATGTCGCAGTGAAAAGATTACGCGCCAAAATAGACAAACCCTACTCAATTAAACTCATCCACACTGTGCGTGGTATGGGGTACAAACTTGAAGAGCTAAGTGTATGA
- a CDS encoding ATP-binding protein, which produces MNEQRHIELLLKKLDREKSARKAAEKLLEEKSLDLYNANQLLQHSAEKLKEQAELDSERLAYQTKIETMLLSYGQRFLSQSLTPRLLNQLANELVDSHSVRAVCMHINPLSTMDFNGEFFSGRRQQWVVPEALQSTSSYWDETEGIYWVALTYHNEIVGFFAARIKANGSWLATIQKHIALFGEMLRTTIGRHITLALAIQARERAEASEQATRDFLAMINHELRTPLNGLLGTAELLGESSLDTDQRKLLTTLNHSGELLRAIINDLLDYSKINAGMLELINAPFNTYSIAEKLQAVFMHRASEKQLDFKVTINDNIPPYLIGDEDRIKQIFVNLIGNAIKFTQYGSVNAHIDWRDEQLVFSVKDTGCGIAIDQQCKLFKPFSQVDISSKRNHEGTGLGLAICRQLTLQMDGEITLVSDLGKGSTFTAILPLAIHDHQPIVEETTAKPISKPLDKLSILVVEDLKTNQMIIKLMLNKMGIEPEIADNGKIALDTLENTEFDLILMDCRMPTMDGYTATKTLRQQGYTKPIVALTAGTTTAEREDCLNAGMDDILCKPYQSSELRNIIEKWGL; this is translated from the coding sequence ATGAACGAGCAACGGCACATTGAGTTATTACTAAAAAAGCTCGACAGAGAAAAGTCAGCCCGCAAAGCGGCTGAGAAACTGTTAGAAGAAAAAAGTCTCGATTTATACAATGCTAACCAACTATTGCAGCATTCAGCCGAAAAGCTAAAAGAACAAGCAGAGCTAGATTCTGAACGTTTGGCATACCAAACAAAAATTGAAACTATGCTGCTTAGCTATGGCCAACGCTTTCTTTCGCAATCACTCACCCCCCGCTTACTCAATCAGCTCGCCAATGAACTGGTTGATAGCCATTCTGTACGAGCGGTTTGCATGCATATTAATCCCCTAAGTACGATGGATTTTAATGGCGAATTTTTTAGTGGCCGCCGCCAACAATGGGTTGTCCCCGAGGCATTACAATCCACCTCAAGCTACTGGGATGAGACAGAAGGGATATATTGGGTTGCACTGACTTATCATAATGAAATAGTGGGCTTTTTTGCCGCCAGAATCAAAGCAAACGGTTCTTGGTTAGCGACGATCCAAAAGCATATCGCGCTATTCGGCGAAATGCTGCGAACTACCATAGGCCGCCATATAACCCTTGCTTTGGCAATACAAGCCCGTGAACGTGCTGAGGCCTCGGAGCAAGCGACACGCGATTTCCTTGCAATGATAAACCATGAACTCCGCACCCCACTCAATGGCTTACTGGGCACGGCTGAATTGCTCGGTGAAAGCTCACTCGATACTGACCAACGCAAATTACTCACAACACTGAACCACTCTGGTGAATTACTCCGCGCGATCATTAATGATCTGTTGGACTACAGCAAGATCAATGCTGGTATGCTAGAGCTCATTAATGCCCCTTTTAATACTTACTCCATAGCCGAAAAGCTTCAAGCCGTCTTCATGCATCGTGCATCTGAAAAACAGCTTGATTTTAAAGTCACCATTAATGACAACATCCCTCCTTATCTCATCGGCGATGAAGATCGTATTAAACAAATATTCGTAAACCTAATTGGTAATGCGATCAAATTTACGCAGTACGGTAGCGTTAATGCACACATTGACTGGCGAGATGAACAGCTTGTTTTCTCAGTCAAAGATACTGGCTGTGGTATTGCCATCGACCAACAATGTAAATTGTTTAAACCCTTCAGCCAAGTGGACATTTCAAGTAAACGTAACCACGAAGGTACAGGCTTAGGGCTGGCAATTTGTCGACAACTCACTTTACAAATGGACGGTGAGATCACCCTTGTCAGCGATTTAGGCAAAGGTTCTACCTTTACAGCAATCCTCCCTCTTGCCATTCACGATCATCAACCGATAGTAGAAGAAACCACCGCAAAACCTATCTCTAAGCCACTCGACAAGCTCTCCATTCTAGTCGTTGAGGATTTAAAAACTAACCAGATGATCATCAAACTCATGCTCAACAAAATGGGAATAGAACCTGAAATTGCAGACAATGGGAAAATTGCTCTCGATACACTTGAGAACACGGAGTTCGACCTTATTTTGATGGATTGTCGAATGCCCACCATGGATGGTTATACAGCCACCAAAACTTTACGCCAGCAAGGTTATACCAAGCCAATAGTGGCATTAACAGCAGGAACAACAACAGCAGAAAGAGAGGATTGTTTAAATGCAGGGATGGACGATATTCTCTGCAAGCCTTATCAGTCATCTGAATTACGTAACATAATAGAAAAATGGGGGCTATAG
- a CDS encoding DUF294 nucleotidyltransferase-like domain-containing protein: protein MMDSTLLPNIVAFLKTIEPFAPLPNEVLDKIAANTEIQFLGKGESLSASSTRKQNLFIIRSGVIEQRLPDGSLRAQLGEKDIFGFSFEHDNYRANALENCLIYRFDYASLLHNVTDYPKVTEQLALSANQRLQSTVDVQWSEREKGLFFKPIKEVMSTHIVQASPSMTIQDIARLMRHETDSSCAVILDDNNANNTLIGMVTDKDMTKRVVADAVDITLPITQIMTEQPWTIGNDDLVLSAVSLMMKHNVQNVPVIDANKQVVGLITPQLLVQKHSVQAVFLIEKIGCCQSLEELAKLAIERQAIFEAMAEANLPPQLIGQVLTMIYDAFTHRLIHLAEKALGPTPCRYVWLAAGSHARGEIHLNSDQDNALVLDDNATDSDRAYFNHFAMYVCKGLAECGYTLCTGRFMAATPKWCQPLYVWMQYYRKWANNPEYDMLLSLTVFLEIRPLAGDETLFQTLDKQRISQVKGNVRLMSALVRNALKTRPPLGIFNNLVLEKEGKNGRRLDIKKAAIGHLVDLARIYALHDGGEMLSTEARLRFALDKQSINDSSYQDLIGTYQYVMQLRYSHHLRCLRSGKPLSNALNPDHFGSFSRQHLKDAFRIVSGFQDAIKMKFGA from the coding sequence ATGATGGATTCAACATTACTGCCTAATATCGTAGCTTTCCTCAAAACGATAGAGCCTTTTGCCCCACTCCCTAACGAAGTGCTTGATAAAATAGCCGCTAACACAGAAATCCAATTCCTCGGCAAAGGCGAATCACTCTCTGCAAGCAGTACCCGAAAACAAAACCTGTTTATTATCCGTTCAGGCGTGATTGAGCAACGGCTTCCTGATGGCAGTTTGCGTGCTCAGTTAGGCGAAAAAGATATTTTTGGCTTTAGCTTCGAACATGACAACTATCGAGCGAATGCATTAGAAAACTGCCTGATCTATCGTTTCGATTACGCCTCGTTATTACACAACGTGACCGATTACCCCAAAGTCACTGAGCAATTAGCGTTAAGCGCTAACCAACGATTGCAATCGACTGTGGACGTACAATGGTCTGAGAGAGAAAAAGGATTATTTTTCAAGCCAATTAAAGAAGTTATGAGCACTCATATTGTTCAAGCATCTCCCTCTATGACCATTCAGGACATTGCTCGCCTCATGCGTCATGAAACAGACAGTTCTTGCGCAGTTATCCTTGATGATAACAACGCAAACAACACCTTGATTGGGATGGTGACGGACAAAGACATGACAAAACGCGTTGTGGCTGATGCAGTAGATATCACCTTACCCATAACCCAGATTATGACTGAACAACCTTGGACGATTGGTAATGATGACTTGGTGCTTTCAGCCGTCAGCCTCATGATGAAGCATAACGTCCAAAACGTGCCGGTGATAGATGCCAATAAACAGGTCGTTGGATTAATAACCCCACAGCTACTGGTGCAAAAGCATAGCGTACAAGCCGTTTTTTTAATTGAAAAGATTGGGTGCTGTCAATCATTAGAAGAACTGGCTAAATTGGCGATTGAGCGACAAGCAATCTTTGAGGCAATGGCTGAGGCTAACCTACCACCTCAGCTCATTGGTCAGGTACTGACAATGATTTATGATGCTTTTACTCATCGACTCATTCATTTAGCGGAAAAAGCGCTCGGTCCAACACCTTGTCGCTATGTTTGGCTTGCAGCGGGGTCACATGCACGTGGAGAAATTCACCTCAATTCCGATCAAGATAACGCATTAGTACTCGACGATAATGCAACAGACAGCGATCGCGCCTATTTCAACCACTTCGCTATGTATGTTTGCAAAGGTCTCGCGGAATGTGGTTATACGCTTTGTACTGGCCGTTTCATGGCTGCAACACCCAAATGGTGCCAGCCACTCTATGTGTGGATGCAGTATTACCGTAAATGGGCAAATAACCCTGAATATGACATGTTGCTTAGCCTAACGGTCTTTTTAGAAATCCGCCCACTTGCGGGTGACGAAACGCTTTTTCAGACACTAGATAAACAGCGGATTTCACAGGTTAAAGGCAATGTACGCTTAATGTCAGCATTAGTCAGAAACGCCCTTAAAACACGGCCCCCTCTTGGTATATTCAATAACCTCGTACTTGAAAAAGAAGGGAAAAATGGCAGGCGCCTCGATATAAAGAAAGCCGCTATAGGTCACTTAGTCGATCTCGCGCGGATCTATGCACTTCACGATGGTGGAGAAATGTTGTCCACCGAAGCCCGCTTACGTTTTGCTTTAGATAAACAGTCAATAAATGACAGTTCGTATCAAGATCTAATTGGTACCTATCAATATGTGATGCAATTACGCTATAGCCACCACCTACGCTGCTTACGAAGTGGCAAGCCTTTATCTAATGCATTAAACCCAGATCATTTTGGTAGTTTTAGCCGCCAGCATTTAAAAGATGCTTTTAGAATCGTAAGTGGATTTCAGGACGCAATAAAAATGAAGTTTGGGGCCTAA
- a CDS encoding sodium/sugar symporter produces MLNMENGLSFIDITVFALYVAIIIGVGLWVSRDKKGAQKSTEDYFLAGKSLPWWAVGASLIAANISAEQFIGMSGSGYSIGLAIASYEWMSAITLIIVGKYFLPIFIDKGIYTIPEFVEKRFNKQLKTILAIFWIALYIFVNLTSVLYLGGLALETILGIPLMYSIIGLALFALVYSIYGGLSAVVWTDVIQVFFLVLGGFMTTFMAVSYIGGDEGWFSGLFKMAEAAPAHFEMILDQSNPQYMNLPGIAVLIGGLWVANLYYWGFNQYIIQRTLAAKSIAEAQKGIVFAAFLKLIVPFLVVLPGIAAYVITNDPELMANLGSIAQNNMPSAAHADKAYPWLTQFLPVGMKGIVFAALAAAIVSSLASMLNSTATIFTMDIYKEYIAPNSGDHKLVNVGRMAAIAALIIACLVAPMLGGIGQAFQYIQEYTGLVSPGILAVFLLGLFWKKTTSKGAIIGVVSSIPFALFLKVMPLSMPFMDQMLYTLLFTLVVIAFTSLSTSVNDDDPKGISVTASMFATDRSFNLAAYGIMIALAVLYTLFW; encoded by the coding sequence ATGTTGAACATGGAAAATGGTCTGAGCTTTATCGACATAACAGTCTTTGCACTTTATGTCGCCATTATTATTGGTGTAGGCCTTTGGGTATCTCGTGATAAGAAAGGGGCACAAAAAAGTACTGAGGATTACTTCCTTGCTGGTAAATCTCTACCTTGGTGGGCAGTTGGTGCATCACTGATTGCTGCCAATATTTCTGCAGAACAGTTTATCGGGATGTCAGGTTCTGGCTACTCAATTGGCCTTGCCATCGCATCTTATGAATGGATGTCTGCCATTACGCTTATTATTGTTGGTAAGTATTTTCTACCTATCTTTATCGACAAAGGGATATACACCATTCCTGAATTTGTCGAAAAGCGTTTTAATAAACAGTTAAAAACCATTTTAGCGATCTTTTGGATTGCACTGTATATCTTCGTTAATTTAACGTCCGTTCTTTACCTTGGTGGCTTGGCGCTGGAAACCATTCTTGGTATTCCATTGATGTACTCTATTATTGGCCTTGCTCTTTTTGCCCTTGTTTACTCTATCTACGGCGGTCTTTCTGCTGTCGTTTGGACCGATGTTATCCAAGTCTTCTTCTTAGTACTTGGCGGCTTCATGACAACCTTCATGGCTGTCAGTTACATCGGTGGTGATGAAGGTTGGTTTAGCGGCCTATTCAAAATGGCTGAAGCGGCACCTGCACACTTTGAAATGATCCTAGATCAAAGTAACCCGCAATACATGAACTTGCCAGGTATCGCTGTGCTTATCGGTGGCTTATGGGTGGCTAACTTATATTACTGGGGCTTCAATCAGTACATCATCCAACGTACTTTGGCGGCTAAATCGATTGCCGAAGCACAAAAAGGGATTGTATTCGCTGCATTCCTTAAACTTATTGTTCCTTTCCTTGTGGTGCTACCTGGTATTGCTGCTTACGTTATCACCAATGATCCTGAATTGATGGCAAACCTAGGTAGCATTGCACAAAACAACATGCCTAGTGCCGCACACGCAGATAAAGCATATCCTTGGCTGACGCAGTTTCTTCCTGTCGGTATGAAAGGCATTGTGTTTGCAGCATTAGCCGCTGCGATTGTTTCCTCTTTAGCATCAATGCTTAACTCAACAGCGACCATCTTTACGATGGACATCTACAAAGAATACATTGCGCCTAACTCTGGCGATCACAAACTGGTTAACGTTGGTCGCATGGCAGCCATTGCAGCACTGATTATTGCGTGTCTAGTCGCACCTATGTTGGGCGGCATTGGCCAAGCATTCCAATACATTCAAGAATATACAGGCCTAGTAAGCCCAGGTATCCTTGCGGTGTTCTTACTGGGTCTATTCTGGAAGAAAACCACCAGCAAAGGTGCCATTATCGGTGTGGTAAGCTCAATCCCATTCGCACTGTTCTTGAAAGTGATGCCACTATCAATGCCATTCATGGATCAAATGCTATACACATTACTGTTTACCCTTGTTGTGATTGCATTCACCAGCTTAAGCACATCGGTTAACGATGACGATCCAAAAGGCATTTCTGTAACTGCATCTATGTTCGCAACTGACCGCAGCTTCAATCTAGCGGCTTACGGCATCATGATAGCGTTAGCGGTACTGTACACCCTATTCTGGTAA